A portion of the Naumovozyma castellii chromosome 2, complete genome genome contains these proteins:
- the ROK1 gene encoding RNA-dependent ATPase ROK1 (ancestral locus Anc_8.124), whose translation MDIFRVLTRGASVKKDFNRKGKSVDYSSSKKTETGNTPGTKNESAGQIERELDFFRNKRILNKVEEVKDNVTESAQEETVSETTDSTDDFLPKITTFKEATELRKSYKGNITGEDIPLPIGSFEDLITRFSLDRRLLNNLIENHFTEPTPIQCESLPLALHGRDILACAPTGSGKTLAFLIPLFQQIINEKDTLGLKGLIISPTKELANQIFLECVKLSNRIYLDKKRPLQVALLSKSLSAKLKNKVINDKKYDLIITTPLRLIDLVKSEALDLSKVKHLIFDEADKLFDKTFVEQADDILNSCTDPVLRKAMFSATIPSNVEEIANSIMLDPVRVIIGHKEAANANIEQKLVFCGNEEGKLIAIRQLVQESEFKPPIIIFLESITRAKALYHELMYDRMNVDVIHAERTPMQREKIIERFKSGDLWCLICTDVLARGIDFKGVNLVINYDVPRTAQAYVHRIGRTGRGGRSGKAITFYTKQDSLAIKPIINVMKQSGCEVAGWMDKISKITKKEKEAIKRGKAHTERKQISTVPKMDILKKKRKREMVQASKRRKLEEKEDV comes from the coding sequence ATGGATATCTTTAGAGTTCTTACCAGAGGTGCTTCCGTCAAGAAAGATTTCAatagaaaaggaaaatcAGTCGATTACAGCTCATCCAAAAAAACCGAGACTGGTAACACACCTGGAACTAAGAATGAAAGTGCTGGGCAAATAGAAAGAGAATTGGATTTTTTCAGAAATAAAAGAATCCTCAATAAGGTTGAAGAGGTAAAGGATAATGTTACAGAAAGTGCACAGGAAGAAACTGTCTCTGAGACGACAGATTCGACTGATGATTTCCTGCCTAAAATCACAACATTCAAAGAAGCTACTGAATTACGTAAATCGTATAAAGGTAATATTACGGGTGAAGATATTCCATTACCAATAGGCTCTTTCGAAGATTTAATAACAAGATTTTCACTGGATAGACGtttattaaacaatttgATTGAAAACCATTTTACCGAACCTACTCCAATTCAATGTGAAAGTCTTCCTCTTGCATTACATGGGCGTGATATATTAGCATGTGCACCAACTGGTTCTGGTAAGACATTGGCATTCTTAATACCATTATTCCAACAGATTATTAATGAGAAAGACACTTTGGGGTTGAAGGGTTTAATCATTTCGCCTACAAAAGAATTAGCAAATCAAATTTTCTTAGAATGTGTCAAGTTATCAAATAGGATTTACCTTGATAAAAAGAGACCATTACAAGTGGCATTACTATCAAAATCACTTAGTGCCAAACTAAAAAATAAGGTCATCAAtgataaaaaatatgatcTGATCATTACTACGCCGTTGAGATTAATAGATCTAGTTAAGAGTGAGGCTTTAGATCTTTCAAAGGTTAAGCATTTGATATTTGATGAAGCTGATAAATTGTTTGATAAAACTTTTGTGGAGCAAGCTGATGATATCTTAAATTCATGTACCGATCCAGTTCTGCGTAAAGCCATGTTTTCAGCAACAATACCTTCCAATGTCGAAGAAATTGCGAACAGTATAATGTTAGATCCCGTTAGAGTCATTATTGGGCACAAGGAAGCGGCTAACGCCAACattgaacaaaaattaGTGTTTTGTGGTAACGAAGAAGGTAAATTAATTGCAATTAGACAGTTAGTCCAAGAGAGTGAATTCAAGCCtccaattattattttcttagAATCTATAACAAGGGCCAAGGCGTTATATCATGAATTAATGTATGATAGAATGAATGTAGATGTTATTCATGCTGAGAGAACCCCAAtgcaaagagaaaagattattgaaagatttaaaaGTGGGGACTTATGGTGTCTAATTTGTACTGATGTTTTAGCAAGAGGTATTGATTTTAAAGGTGTAAACTTAGTCATTAACTATGATGTTCCTAGAACTGCTCAGGCCTACGTTCATAGAATTGGTAGAACTGGTAGAGGTGGTCGTTCTGGTAAAGCCATAACATTTTATACAAAGCAAGATTCTCTGGCGATCAAGCCAATCATCAATGTTATGAAACAAAGTGGTTGTGAAGTTGCAGGATGGATGGATAAGATATCCAAGATTACTAAAAAGGAGAAGGAAGCAATAAAGAGGGGTAAAGCTCATACTGAGAGGAAACAAATCAGTACAGTACCAAAGATGGATATCttaaaaaagaagagaaaaagaGAGATGGTC